The DNA region ttcctgcctcctttccttgAACACCTTCAGTGAGAGGAGGAAGCCATTACctctttctaaaaatgtattttaattaacaaaaatcaatTTACTCTCACACTTTCACAATttactcccccttcctccctgccccatgccacacacacacacacacacacacacacacacacacacacacacacacaaaacaaatgtCTGCCTTGGCCACGTCTCTGTCAGTATGCTGAGTCTGCCggctctctttcaggaggtggatagcattgtAGGTCCTCTGCAGTCAGGGTTGGTCATTGGCCTCGAGCAGAGTTcttaaatccttcagagttgtttgtcttttacaacatggtCACGTtgtggtataaattgttctgggtTTGCTCCAGCTTCCCTCTGTATCAGTTGATAAAAGACTGAcctggtttctctgaaacaatcCCGGCCCTCTAGTCTCCAGTGGCATGGCCCTCTTCTGTTCCATTCCCATACCACAGGTTGTGCAGCCTTTCCGCAGAGAGGGGCTCCCCCTCAGCtcccagttctttgacaccaaaaataaaaagagccactgtcaatatttttgcacatggggcccttctcttctctctgtgatctctttggggtgtgGACATATTAGTATCACAGAGTAAAAGGAACCTAGCCCCTCTTAAGGTGACATTCTAGTCTTGAAATAgttagaaaatttttatttctatcgAACCTAAGTCTGCATCTACCATTAGTCCTAGTTCTGTCCCTGATGACAGACTAAATCTCCCTCTTTGATAGCCACGGACATCAGTCGGCTCTGGGCCGTTCATGCCCTTCTCGAACTGATGCTTCTGTGCCATGGTTTCTCATCTCCCTCTGGACATTCTCTAGCCagtcaatatcctttctaaaatgtcttACCCGGTAGGCCTGAGCCCAGGACACACACGGGCATGGTCTGGTAGAAGCAGAGCATCTGGGGATTGACCGGAGCCTGTCTTCTCTTTccacaggaggagaaggagaagcgcCGTCTAGAGCAGCTGGAACGGAAGAAAGAGTTGCAGAGACTGCTGGAAGAAGAAGACTCTAAGCTGAAGGGGAAGTCTCCCAAGCCCCTAACCCCAGGCAAAGTGACTCGGGCTCAGATAGAGGAGACGCTCCGCCGAGACCAGCAacagaaggagaatgaggagacaGGTAGGCTCCTAGTCTGAGAGCCTGTTTGCTGTGGTCTCAGAGAGGCCTGCCACccccagggagggagggaagaaggcatccttctctccctctttccccttcctctaacCCATGATTTAATTGGGACGTGTTCTTCCTGGGCTCACTGCCCCGGAGATGAGTaaatcattcagtcaacaaagattttttaagcacctgctagataccaggcactgtactgaatgctgggggtacaaagaaagacaagacagtccctgcttttgtgaagctcatagtctaatgggggagaaaacttaTAAACAACTGTATAAACAAGACagagacaggataaattagagataatctacaatgagaaggcactagcattgagggggatcagaaaggcttcctgtaggggcagctaggtggtgcagtggatggagcaacagccctggagtcaagaggatctgagttcaaatcagacctcagacacttgacacttactagccatgtgaccctgggcaagtcgcttaaccccaattgcctcacctcccttccctccccccccaaaaaagacagaCTTCCTggacaaggtgggattttagctgggccttgaaggaagccaggaagaaaagcatttcgggcatgagggatagccagtgcaaatggccagagtcagaagatggagagTCACAGGATTGCAGAGTGTGTGGTAGAAAGTCACAAAAGGCAGGCCAGCAGGCCAACAGTGGGCCATGGACTAAGGGACATCAGTGGTAGTGCAGAcacttcagagaccatccagtccatcTCCTCCTAGGGTTGTGGGCCACATGAGCAGTTTTCCTCCCCTCCTGGCCCACTAGATACCTCAGCTCTCTGCCTCTGAGACTGGACCAGAGCATGGGCTGCTGGGGGACTAGCAGCAGGATGCGGCTGGCTGCCCAAAGAGGAGGTGGGGGGTGCTGCCTTCATCACTGAGCCTGGCCCAGCCACGGGCCCCAGAGGGGAGGGTGGTCAATGCAGGGCAAAGAGCCTGGAAAACTAAGTGCACTTAGCCTGTCATACATCTACCTCTTGGAGACAGACACAACTTAGCAGCTTTTATTTCAACTCAGCAAAATTGTTCATTAAGTAtgtgttatgtgccaggtactgtgctgggaactgcccttgaggaccttacATCCTTCATGGGGGAGTGTGGCACTAACACTGAGGCTTCAGGAAAAGGCCCTCCTGTAGGCAGGCTGCACTATTCTGGGCAGTTTTCAGGCTCCCTTAGAACTGCTAGCTTTACTGTGACACCCTTGTCCATCTACCGGCCACCATAATCTCCTTTTAAATGCTCCCCTCTCCATCCATTCTTTCTACGACAGTGGACAAACCAAAAAGTCACCTTGAAGTACCCTTGGAGGAGAACGTCAACCGCCGAGTCCCCGAGGAGGGGAGCGTGGAAGCCAGAACGATTGAAGACGCCATAGCTGTCCTCAGGTGCCTGGTGGGCTTCCGAGGGGagtggatggggaggagtggaggTGGGAAGCAGTGCATCAAGGGCAGGATAGCAGTTACCTTCTTGTTCCCAAGGGCTGGTGCAGACATCTTTCCCCTTGGGTTTCTCCCATGCCTGCACTGGCTGACTCCCTCTGGCCCCACCTTTGCCACCCCCTCCTCCTGGGCTTGGCCCTAACCTCCTACCCCTGCCACATCTCCCTTCCAGTGTTAATGATGACTCTGACCGCCACCCCGAGCGCCGCATGAAAGCTGCTTTTACTGCCTTTGAGGAGCTGCACCTGCCAAGACTGAAGAAGGAGAACCCCAACATGCGTCTGTCCCAGCTGAAACAGCTGTTGAAGAAGGAGTGGATGAGGTCCCCTGACAACCCTATGAACCAGCGGACCATGGCCTACAATGCCCAGAAATAGAACTTGGGGAATGGAAACAggcaggggaagagaggggacCCATTCTAGTCTGCACCACTGGGTCTCAGGCCCTCAAATTCAGGGTTTGGGGGGACGGAGAAGAACAGCCCCTGATAGAAccagtggaattttttttaaacacatttcCTTCCCCTGTTCTCAGCACTACTGATTAAAAGAGGAGTCACCACCCATCCAAGGTTCCTGCTCTCTGGCCTTTCCTGCTGCCTCCCTGGGAACAAGGCCCTTCTATGACTTCAGGGCAGAAGGATCCCCATTCCCAGCTTCCCTGACCCAGCATGGCAGCactggtcacacacacacacacactcactctctctctctctctctctctctctctttctctctctgtctctttctctttctctttctccctccctccccccaccctccccctgtCTCTCCCCCGCTCCCCattttggaggtggggtgggaataTATATCTTTAGCTTTCATCTGCAGGGTCCTACAGCTCAACATCAGTTTCTCAGGCCTCACTGACTTTGGCAAGGCAGGAAAGGggccctcttcctctcttcttcaacTGGGAGGTTGAGTCTGTCCCAGGTGATCAGGGCCCCTACCAGAACTGAGTCTAGATCCtagttctccctctccccattgaCCTTTGAACTTCATGCTGAAGGAGTCAAGGGCCTTCCCTtggccttccctcccctcttgtTTGTAATTGCTCAGAGGAGAACTGAGTAGTGACCCCACAGCTATGTAGTTGGGCACCTGCTCCTTCTCCATGAAGTCCCTCCAAGCTAGTTGGATGGACCAGTTACCAGCACACCCCATGACCCCTTCACTCTGGTCATCAGCTTTCCACAGAGTTTCCACCAGCTTTACTCATGTGCCCAATTCCTCCTAAACAGGTTCAGTAACAGGTAAAGCAGGCCTCCAAGGAGCTAGGAGGTAACTGCCTTCATTTTGGGGCTCACTTATTCCCACTGGGAGTTGTGGGCAACAGATCTGAACTACTCTAGCCAATGAAAGATTGGGGGgggtattttaatattttttttcataacaagTAATTTTAACTTAATTTTGCTTAATTCTCACTCCATTATCAGTAGCCAGAGACTGAAATCCTGCCCTCTACCCCCACCCACAGTGATGGTCTGAGATTCCCAGATCTTGGCAGCACAGGGTTTACTGACTACCTTCCCCTTCCaccttctgtctccccaccaAAACCTAAGAGGCATGGATGGTCCTGGACATAGTCCAGTGACCACCACTTTCCAAGGAATAGCCCCTACCTTGAGTTTTTCCTGTTCTGGTTTGGGCCTAGCCAGTGCCAGGATCTCCCTGGCACTGGAGAgatcctgctctctctctccccagcctGCTCCCACCAAgggcttcttcctttctcaagggCTTGGTGTGTGTTTGGGACCGTAGAAGGCTATGGCTGCTGCCTCTAAAAAGCATTTGCACTTTGGGATCCTTGAATTTTGAAGGGCATCAGAGTCTCTCATCCTTCTTGCAGGGTCACCCTGCAGTGGCAGAAGAAGGGCACTAGGGAGCTGAGCAGTAGGTCAAAGTGGGGTGACCACTCTGCATAGCCCTCAGACTCCATCttgacttttctccctttcccctcatcAGAGATATAAAAAAGTTTGTCTTCTGGGTTTTAACTTGCAGACAATTGAACACCACTAAAGGACAAGGCTGAAGCCTACCTTGCTCAGTGTCAGGAGACTTCTTCCCTTTTGGCTCACTCTGGGAAGGACCTAGACTGTTTGAAGGGTTAACCCTGAAAGACCCAGGGAATTTGGAGCAAACCTTCTGCTCCCCAGGCCGAGAGAGGGACCAGAGGGTCCCCAGGAGAagctggaagaggaggaggggtttaaaaaaaatcttttggttTGAATGGGGAAAACTGTTCTCCACACCCAGAATACTTCTTGTCCCTTCCATGCTGAAATCCTATCCATTCTGCAAGGCCCACTCCTAGAAAGTTCTCCAATTACCCCACTCCCCAGGAAGAAGTAAACTAGATCTCCAGCCTCGTGTCTGTGCCCTTCCTTCGATCCCTAGCCCAGTCTCTTTGCTGTTGTAGTTATTATATGTGCCCCTGTCTTTCCCCAGCCAGCTTGGGAGTTCCCCCAAGGACTCATAATGAAGGGCCATCCATTCTTCTCTATGTAGCCCAGAACAGgcccctgcacacagtaggtgctcagtgTGCAATCCATTCATTAAATAAACAACTGGGTCCCAAACCTGTGTTGCCATACCTTGTGTGGATGTCTGGTTATGTGTGTCCCATTTTGACCTGTTGCATAACAGTTGAACTCCAGAAAGAGGCAGATGGCTGTTTCTGCAAGAGCCCTGGTCTAAGCATCAGATTTCAGGCAAGGCAGTTCCCCTCCCATGGGGAGAGCAACATAGACACAGCCTAACATATGGACTAAGTGGGTGATTTTTACAGCCTGTGAGAGGAAAAGGGGCCCTCAGGTGAGGATGACCTCATGTCTGGATGAGAGCCGCTTCCAGTTCTAATACTCTTATGAGTTAGTGAATCCCTGGGCAAAAGGCCTTTGcagaggcagctagctggtgggcctgacctcagatacatactagggGTGTCCTTGGGCACTgcttagcctgtttgcctcagtttcctcacctgtaaaataatagctcctatgtctcagaattgttgtgagggtcaaatgtaatatttgtaaaaagcacacAATAGGCGTTATGTAAATGctta from Trichosurus vulpecula isolate mTriVul1 chromosome 1, mTriVul1.pri, whole genome shotgun sequence includes:
- the CCDC124 gene encoding coiled-coil domain-containing protein 124; the encoded protein is MPKKFQGENTKSAAARARKAEAKAAADAKRQQELEDAYWKDDDKHVMRKEQRKEEKEKRRLEQLERKKELQRLLEEEDSKLKGKSPKPLTPGKVTRAQIEETLRRDQQQKENEETVDKPKSHLEVPLEENVNRRVPEEGSVEARTIEDAIAVLSVNDDSDRHPERRMKAAFTAFEELHLPRLKKENPNMRLSQLKQLLKKEWMRSPDNPMNQRTMAYNAQK